The following proteins are encoded in a genomic region of Mycobacterium kiyosense:
- the cobQ gene encoding cobyric acid synthase, translating into MRRLKRRRGLTLVKRLRRHRRLLGLASSALPVARFARLGEFGTELRAFADPLSGSGMLVLMSGLLVAGTTSDAGKSTVTAGLCRALARRGVKKVAPFKAQNMSNNSMVCSGPDGEGAEIGRAQWVQALAAKATPEVAMNPVLLKPGSDQRSHVVLMGKPWGELDSADWLQGRRALGEAAHQAFDDLAARYDVVIAEGAGSPAEINLRAGDYVNMGLARHAGLPTVVVGDIDRGGVFAAFLGTVALLSAQDQALIAGFVVNKFRGELDLLRPGLLDLERLTGRTVFGTLPWHPDLWLDSEDALDLEGRRASGSAARRVAVVRLPRISNFTDVDALGLEPALDVVFAADPRALDGADLIVLPGTRATIADLAWLRARGLDRAVLAHARAGKPVLGICGGFQMLGRVIRDPERVEGSQGEVVGLGLLDVATTFSADKVLRLPRGEGLGVPASGYEIHHGRVARAGPVEEFLGGARDGAVFGTMWHGSLEDDGFRSAFLRETLGLSSGACFSDARERRLDLLGDLVERYLDVDALLGLARHGCPPGLPFLPPGAPS; encoded by the coding sequence ATGCGCCGCCTGAAACGCCGCCGCGGACTCACCCTGGTGAAACGCCTGCGCCGACATCGCCGCCTGCTCGGCCTTGCTTCTTCGGCGTTGCCGGTTGCGCGTTTTGCCCGCCTAGGCGAATTCGGCACCGAATTGCGGGCGTTCGCGGACCCGCTGAGCGGCAGTGGCATGCTCGTGCTGATGTCGGGTTTGCTGGTTGCCGGAACCACGAGCGATGCGGGCAAAAGCACCGTGACCGCCGGGCTGTGCCGCGCGCTGGCCCGGCGCGGAGTGAAGAAGGTGGCTCCGTTCAAGGCGCAGAACATGTCCAACAATTCGATGGTCTGTTCCGGCCCGGACGGCGAGGGCGCGGAGATCGGACGGGCGCAATGGGTGCAGGCGCTGGCGGCCAAGGCGACACCCGAGGTGGCGATGAACCCGGTTCTGCTCAAACCGGGCAGCGACCAGCGCAGCCACGTGGTGCTGATGGGCAAGCCCTGGGGCGAGCTGGATTCGGCGGACTGGTTGCAGGGGCGACGGGCGCTGGGCGAGGCCGCGCATCAGGCGTTCGACGACCTCGCCGCCCGCTATGACGTCGTCATTGCCGAAGGTGCCGGCAGCCCGGCCGAAATCAATTTGCGCGCAGGCGATTACGTCAACATGGGCCTGGCCCGCCACGCCGGGCTGCCGACCGTGGTGGTGGGGGACATCGACCGCGGCGGCGTCTTCGCCGCGTTCCTGGGCACCGTCGCACTGCTCAGTGCGCAGGACCAGGCGCTGATCGCGGGTTTCGTGGTCAACAAGTTCCGCGGCGAACTCGATCTGCTGAGGCCGGGACTGCTCGATCTGGAGCGTCTCACCGGGCGAACGGTGTTCGGCACCCTGCCCTGGCACCCCGATCTGTGGCTGGACTCCGAGGACGCCCTGGACCTCGAGGGCCGCCGCGCTTCGGGCAGCGCGGCGCGGCGGGTGGCCGTGGTGCGGCTGCCGCGGATCAGCAACTTCACCGATGTCGACGCGCTGGGCTTGGAGCCCGCCCTCGACGTCGTGTTCGCCGCCGACCCGCGCGCGCTCGACGGCGCCGACCTGATCGTGTTGCCCGGCACTCGCGCCACCATCGCGGACCTGGCCTGGCTGCGGGCGCGGGGTTTGGACCGCGCGGTGCTGGCGCATGCGCGGGCGGGCAAGCCGGTGCTGGGCATCTGCGGCGGATTCCAGATGCTGGGCCGGGTGATCCGTGACCCGGAGCGTGTCGAGGGTTCGCAGGGCGAAGTCGTCGGCCTGGGATTGCTCGATGTGGCAACCACTTTCAGTGCCGACAAGGTGCTGCGGTTACCGCGTGGCGAAGGCCTCGGCGTGCCGGCGTCCGGATACGAGATCCACCACGGCAGGGTCGCCCGGGCAGGTCCGGTCGAGGAGTTCCTCGGTGGGGCGCGCGACGGCGCGGTATTTGGCACCATGTGGCACGGCTCGCTGGAAGACGACGGCTTCCGCTCGGCGTTTCTGCGCGAGACGCTCGGATTGTCTTCGGGCGCCTGCTTTTCGGACGCCCGGGAGCGGCGCCTCGACCTGCTCGGCGACCTCGTCGAACGCTACCTGGACGTCGATGCGTTGTTGGGTCTGGCCCGTCACGGCTGCCCGCCGGGCCTGCCGTTCCTGCCTCCCGGTGCGCCGTCCTGA
- the esxH_2 gene encoding ESAT-6-like protein EsxH produces the protein MSQIMYNYPAMLAHAGDMAGYAGTMTGLGADISAEQAALHSAWQGDTGLTYQAWQVQWNQAMEDLVRAYQSMASTHEANTMAMMARDQAEAAKWGG, from the coding sequence ATGTCGCAGATCATGTACAACTACCCGGCGATGCTGGCGCACGCCGGGGACATGGCCGGTTACGCGGGCACGATGACGGGGCTGGGCGCCGACATCTCCGCCGAGCAGGCCGCCTTGCACAGTGCCTGGCAGGGTGACACCGGGTTGACGTATCAGGCCTGGCAGGTGCAGTGGAACCAGGCCATGGAGGATCTGGTGCGCGCGTATCAGTCGATGGCCAGCACCCACGAAGCCAACACGATGGCGATGATGGCCCGCGACCAGGCCGAAGCCGCCAAGTGGGGCGGCTAG